One genomic segment of Virgibacillus doumboii includes these proteins:
- a CDS encoding YlbE-like family protein — protein MQASVYQYLQQNPRLANFVRYNPEWYRYLSRNPYSLYEMEKEAKKFYGKTIPQQVEKIGNQVQMVNMLVQFAGAMKD, from the coding sequence TTGCAGGCATCTGTATATCAATACTTGCAACAAAACCCGAGATTGGCTAATTTTGTGCGATATAACCCGGAATGGTATCGGTATCTTTCAAGAAACCCCTATAGTTTATACGAAATGGAGAAAGAAGCTAAAAAATTTTATGGAAAAACAATCCCCCAGCAGGTTGAAAAAATAGGCAATCAGGTACAAATGGTTAATATGCTTGTTCAATTTGCCGGGGCAATGAAAGATTAG
- a CDS encoding cytochrome (ubi)quinol oxidase subunit III, translating into MSQDHSLNPETMPNEPEKATLEGKNKFLGLWFFLGGETVLFASLFGTYIALRNSTAGGPTSNELFGLELVFIMTILLLTSSLTSVYAMYHMKNNDYKKMQLWLGITALLGFGFLGCELYEFTHYIHEYGFTFRSSAFGSAFYTLVGFHGGHVTFGLVWLLGLMLRNAKRGLNLYNAPKFYTFSLYWHFIDVVWVFIFTVVYLMGKVG; encoded by the coding sequence ATGAGTCAAGATCATTCCTTAAATCCGGAAACAATGCCAAACGAACCTGAAAAGGCTACGCTTGAAGGAAAAAATAAATTTCTCGGGTTATGGTTCTTCCTCGGTGGTGAAACAGTTCTTTTTGCAAGTCTGTTTGGAACATACATTGCCCTGAGAAATTCGACAGCTGGTGGACCAACGTCAAATGAACTATTTGGATTGGAACTGGTTTTTATAATGACAATCCTATTGCTTACAAGTTCATTGACGAGCGTATATGCAATGTACCACATGAAAAATAATGACTATAAAAAAATGCAACTGTGGCTGGGGATTACAGCACTTCTTGGCTTTGGATTCTTAGGTTGTGAGCTTTATGAGTTTACACACTATATTCATGAGTACGGATTCACTTTCCGCTCATCAGCATTCGGCTCAGCATTTTACACATTAGTCGGCTTTCACGGGGGGCACGTTACATTTGGCCTTGTGTGGCTGCTGGGACTGATGCTTCGTAATGCTAAACGAGGTCTAAACTTGTACAACGCTCCTAAGTTCTATACATTCAGTTTATACTGGCACTTTATCGACGTTGTATGGGTATTCATCTTTACAGTTGTATACTTAATGGGAAAGGTGGGTTAA
- the ctaG gene encoding cytochrome c oxidase assembly factor CtaG, whose amino-acid sequence MWLELQIFGFRALWSPYYLLFVLGLALLYFLITGPYRHKFGGGEKPSKKQQTFFYIALVLLYAVKGSPIDLLTHIMLTTHMVQMAIYYLIFPIFIIKGIPTWLWEKIVLRPIVKPIVKFFSKPLISLLLFNTLFSLYHLPAIFNFAKSSQLAHSSISVVILIAAFIVWWPILTPLKEFDRMPPLGKIFYIFANGVLITPACVLIIFANVPVYATYTQDGAWMQALALCVPSGVLQGLAPAISGPEMFSPMSTMEDQQLGGIIMKIMQEITYGVILAKIFFGWFTRESLRVDPLPATNPSEQN is encoded by the coding sequence ATGTGGCTGGAATTACAGATTTTTGGTTTTCGGGCTTTATGGAGTCCTTATTATCTATTATTCGTATTAGGACTTGCTCTTCTATATTTTTTAATTACCGGGCCATACCGTCATAAATTTGGCGGGGGAGAAAAGCCTTCCAAAAAGCAGCAAACCTTTTTTTATATAGCACTAGTATTATTGTATGCAGTCAAAGGATCACCAATAGACCTGCTTACACATATTATGCTGACGACTCATATGGTTCAGATGGCAATCTATTATTTGATATTCCCGATATTTATTATAAAGGGTATTCCAACATGGTTATGGGAAAAAATTGTTCTTAGACCAATAGTGAAACCTATTGTTAAGTTCTTTTCGAAACCGCTTATTTCGCTATTGTTATTTAATACACTGTTTTCCCTTTATCATCTGCCGGCTATATTTAATTTTGCCAAATCATCACAACTAGCGCATTCGTCTATTTCGGTAGTCATTTTAATTGCTGCGTTTATTGTATGGTGGCCTATATTGACACCTTTAAAAGAGTTTGACCGTATGCCTCCTCTGGGAAAAATATTTTATATATTCGCAAACGGTGTTTTGATTACACCGGCGTGTGTATTGATTATCTTCGCTAATGTTCCAGTATACGCAACTTATACCCAGGACGGGGCTTGGATGCAAGCGTTGGCTTTATGTGTGCCAAGCGGTGTATTACAGGGTTTGGCACCTGCAATTTCAGGTCCTGAAATGTTTTCACCGATGTCCACGATGGAGGACCAGCAACTTGGTGGTATTATTATGAAAATAATGCAGGAAATTACGTATGGTGTCATATTGGCGAAGATTTTCTTTGGCTGGTTTACCCGGGAAAGTTTACGGGTCGATCCACTTCCTGCGACAAACCCAAGCGAGCAGAATTAA
- a CDS encoding YlbD family protein, with the protein MSSDKLHPSVREFKTFMNNHPLLIEEVRRSGKGWQEYYEKWALLGEDDPFWDEYKRERNETSGGKSKEGKAELFSQLMKLSENIDLDKVQKQVQQVSGTITTIQELLGQFQSTKKPPQQQFREPNQPFNWFRD; encoded by the coding sequence GTGAGCAGTGATAAGCTTCATCCAAGTGTCAGGGAATTCAAGACGTTTATGAATAATCATCCATTGCTTATTGAAGAAGTGCGAAGAAGTGGAAAAGGCTGGCAGGAATACTATGAAAAATGGGCTTTGCTTGGTGAAGATGATCCGTTCTGGGATGAATATAAACGTGAAAGAAATGAAACATCCGGCGGGAAGTCAAAAGAGGGAAAGGCAGAATTGTTCAGTCAGTTAATGAAGCTTTCGGAAAACATTGATTTGGATAAAGTACAAAAACAGGTGCAACAGGTAAGTGGCACTATAACAACTATCCAGGAGCTGCTGGGACAATTTCAATCAACAAAAAAACCCCCGCAGCAGCAATTCAGAGAACCAAATCAACCATTTAACTGGTTTAGAGATTAG
- a CDS encoding CAP domain-containing protein: MRLTRILVLLCLVIIGGYFFLEKNNFTPGHAIDDFSRVFEEKKNTLETKQVPEKRTTVPLDGDLFQWVNKTADDVTEAFGEPVRKDKSAYGYDWLVYKNKNERYIQFGIIDNTVQSIYAIGKNLSLEPVKIGQNYEAVKNEFSFKNEVTYNQGFSSYTFRLRDEELQTRPLVKLTDDIFMQLYFDNVTKKLSSIRVVSADILLQHRPYEMEYRGDLPKQPNLSDKQWAKVENGMEQQIFDITNVMRTYYGKDPLDWDKTVSEVAYLHSKDMAENNYFSHYGLNGKGLKERLAAKEVFYRAAGENIAAQYPDAPSAMHGWLNSEGHRKALLKDDYTHLGVGVYHFYYTQNFLIKQ, encoded by the coding sequence ATGCGATTAACACGAATTTTAGTACTGTTATGCTTAGTGATTATCGGCGGATATTTCTTTCTCGAGAAAAATAACTTTACACCTGGACATGCTATTGATGACTTCAGTAGAGTTTTTGAGGAGAAGAAAAATACGCTGGAGACGAAACAGGTGCCGGAAAAACGTACCACAGTTCCATTGGATGGGGATCTTTTTCAATGGGTAAACAAAACAGCAGATGATGTTACTGAAGCTTTTGGTGAACCTGTCCGAAAAGACAAGAGTGCTTACGGGTATGACTGGCTTGTTTATAAGAATAAGAATGAGCGGTACATTCAGTTTGGAATTATTGATAATACAGTTCAATCGATTTATGCGATTGGGAAAAATTTATCGTTGGAACCGGTTAAAATTGGACAGAATTATGAAGCGGTTAAAAATGAATTTTCATTTAAAAATGAAGTGACATATAATCAGGGATTTTCCTCATATACGTTTCGTCTCCGCGATGAAGAATTGCAAACAAGACCATTAGTTAAGTTAACTGATGACATATTTATGCAGTTATACTTTGATAACGTTACAAAGAAATTATCATCCATTCGTGTAGTATCTGCTGATATTCTGCTGCAGCACCGACCTTACGAAATGGAGTACCGTGGTGATTTGCCGAAACAACCGAATCTATCTGATAAACAATGGGCAAAAGTAGAAAATGGAATGGAACAACAAATTTTTGACATTACAAATGTTATGCGTACTTACTATGGGAAAGATCCGTTAGACTGGGATAAAACAGTGAGCGAAGTTGCGTATTTGCATAGTAAAGATATGGCCGAAAATAATTATTTCTCCCATTATGGATTGAATGGGAAGGGGCTGAAAGAACGGCTGGCTGCTAAAGAAGTATTCTATCGGGCAGCAGGGGAGAATATTGCTGCACAATATCCGGATGCACCATCGGCAATGCATGGGTGGTTAAATAGTGAAGGACATCGAAAGGCATTGCTGAAGGATGATTACACACACTTAGGGGTTGGGGTTTATCACTTTTATTACACACAAAACTTTTTAATAAAACAATAG
- the ylbJ gene encoding sporulation integral membrane protein YlbJ, producing the protein MIQKVKTIMLSGITVFIAFCLIKYPDQSLEASIRGLNMWWEIVFPSLLPFFITAELLIGFGVVKFIGILFEPIMRPLFNVPGVGSFAWAMGMASGYPTGAKISTRLREEDQLSQIEAERLVSFTNASSPLFIFGAVSVGFFYDVKLGVLLAASHYIGNALVGICMRFHGRRKEKNIDKTKKQKPSIILAFKEMHRTRMNDPRPFGKIVGDAVLNSIQTLVMVGGFIILFSVLTKLLYIIGVSSIIAVLFQVILQILSLPIELALPMFSGLFEITLGAREISQIETSSLLAKMIAVSFILGFNGFSIQAQVASIIAPTDIRFAPYFFARILHGTFAGILTFVLYEKLYLNRTSFDFNGVPVSNNIHENPWVATLYHLKDIGPVITIAFLLIAAIILLRRWRKI; encoded by the coding sequence TTGATACAAAAAGTCAAAACAATAATGCTATCAGGAATTACAGTCTTTATTGCTTTTTGCCTGATAAAGTATCCGGACCAATCACTTGAAGCCAGTATCCGCGGATTGAATATGTGGTGGGAAATTGTGTTTCCTTCATTACTACCTTTTTTCATTACAGCGGAACTGTTAATTGGCTTTGGTGTGGTCAAATTTATTGGCATTCTATTTGAACCGATTATGCGCCCGTTGTTTAATGTTCCCGGCGTAGGAAGTTTCGCATGGGCCATGGGAATGGCAAGCGGTTATCCTACTGGAGCAAAAATATCAACACGATTACGGGAAGAGGATCAACTATCACAGATTGAGGCTGAACGGCTTGTTTCCTTTACAAATGCTTCAAGTCCGCTTTTTATATTTGGTGCTGTGTCGGTTGGTTTTTTCTATGATGTTAAACTAGGTGTACTCTTGGCAGCTTCACACTATATTGGCAATGCACTGGTTGGTATTTGCATGCGGTTTCACGGCCGAAGAAAAGAAAAGAATATTGATAAAACAAAGAAACAAAAGCCTTCAATTATACTGGCATTTAAGGAAATGCACCGTACCAGAATGAATGATCCCCGTCCTTTCGGTAAAATTGTTGGAGATGCCGTGTTGAATTCAATTCAAACGCTGGTTATGGTTGGCGGATTTATTATCCTTTTTTCTGTTCTAACCAAATTATTATATATAATAGGTGTATCCTCCATAATCGCTGTTTTATTTCAAGTTATCCTGCAGATTCTTTCATTGCCGATTGAACTTGCTTTGCCTATGTTCTCCGGATTGTTTGAAATAACACTTGGTGCAAGAGAAATATCTCAGATTGAAACAAGCAGCTTGCTGGCAAAAATGATTGCCGTCAGTTTTATCTTAGGCTTTAACGGATTTTCCATTCAGGCTCAAGTTGCAAGTATTATAGCACCTACAGATATCCGCTTCGCTCCATATTTCTTTGCACGTATCCTTCATGGTACATTTGCCGGGATACTGACTTTTGTCTTATATGAGAAACTGTATTTAAACCGGACTTCATTTGACTTTAATGGTGTGCCTGTTTCCAATAATATACATGAAAATCCATGGGTCGCGACATTGTATCATTTAAAAGATATCGGACCTGTAATAACCATTGCCTTTTTACTGATTGCTGCAATTATTTTGCTAAGGAGATGGAGAAAAATATAA
- a CDS encoding YugN family protein: MKLESTGIEDSIVEVKPLDRLMGKHAFIRGGQWDYERVTYDYKIDSKEKNITYYIRIQGYAVEGDVDRGNAVIKLLTPLLGKHYYPHGVEYGEEENFPENLVERAKNLVAKVKEEIEIYKK; this comes from the coding sequence ATGAAATTAGAAAGTACAGGAATTGAAGATTCTATCGTAGAAGTAAAGCCTTTAGATCGACTTATGGGGAAACATGCCTTTATTCGCGGAGGGCAATGGGATTATGAACGTGTAACATATGATTATAAAATTGATTCCAAAGAAAAAAATATTACATATTATATTCGCATTCAGGGATATGCTGTCGAGGGTGATGTAGATCGTGGAAACGCAGTAATCAAACTGTTAACGCCACTCCTTGGTAAACATTATTATCCGCATGGTGTAGAGTATGGAGAAGAAGAAAATTTCCCGGAAAATCTGGTGGAACGGGCTAAAAACCTTGTAGCTAAAGTAAAAGAAGAAATCGAAATTTATAAAAAATAA
- a CDS encoding YlbG family protein has translation MRTKRQGLIVWFQHMKNLKQIKRYGHLLYASRKLKYAVIYVDQEDLEVTETKLLKLPFISKVDYSYKPFIRTDYQNAIPDEAKQYDYKMGI, from the coding sequence ATGAGAACGAAACGTCAAGGTCTTATTGTTTGGTTTCAGCATATGAAAAACTTAAAGCAGATTAAACGATATGGACATCTTCTATATGCATCAAGGAAATTAAAGTACGCGGTAATCTACGTGGACCAGGAAGACCTGGAAGTAACCGAAACAAAATTACTGAAGCTTCCTTTTATATCAAAAGTAGATTATTCATATAAACCATTTATACGAACTGATTATCAAAATGCCATACCTGATGAGGCAAAACAGTACGACTATAAAATGGGCATATAA
- the rsmD gene encoding 16S rRNA (guanine(966)-N(2))-methyltransferase RsmD: MRVIAGVHKGRKLKAVPGKATRPTTDKVKEAVFQTLGPFFDQGLCLDLFAGSGALGIEALSRGMEKGIFVDKQPKAIHTINENIRALNLEENAEIYRTEAFRALNAVAKRNLQYDLILLDPPYGKVNYEKMLNEIEEHQLLKENGMIYCEHDLSEKFSTNEFSMVKQVNYGGTTGITIYKKK; this comes from the coding sequence TTGCGGGTAATTGCGGGAGTACATAAAGGAAGGAAATTGAAAGCAGTGCCTGGTAAAGCAACCAGACCTACTACAGATAAAGTAAAAGAAGCTGTATTTCAAACATTAGGACCTTTTTTTGATCAAGGACTATGTCTGGATTTGTTTGCCGGAAGTGGAGCCTTGGGAATCGAGGCTTTAAGCAGAGGAATGGAAAAAGGAATTTTTGTTGATAAACAACCTAAAGCCATACATACTATTAATGAGAATATTAGAGCACTAAATTTGGAAGAGAATGCTGAAATTTATCGCACGGAAGCATTCAGGGCGTTAAATGCTGTGGCCAAAAGAAACTTGCAATACGACTTAATTTTGCTTGATCCACCATATGGCAAGGTGAATTATGAAAAAATGTTGAATGAAATCGAAGAACATCAGCTATTGAAGGAAAATGGTATGATATACTGTGAACATGATTTATCAGAAAAGTTTTCCACCAATGAGTTTTCGATGGTAAAACAAGTCAATTATGGTGGAACAACAGGTATTACAATTTATAAGAAGAAGTAG
- the coaD gene encoding pantetheine-phosphate adenylyltransferase, translating into MSKLAICPGSFDPVTYGHLDIIERGAKIFSEVIVAVFNNQSKAPLFSVDERVALLQETTKHLHNVTVDTSNGLLIDYAKQHKADAILRGLRAVSDFEYEMQITSMNRKLDENIETFFMMTNNQYSFLSSSIVKEVAKYKADVTDLVPEPVAEALQKKYK; encoded by the coding sequence TTGAGCAAATTGGCAATTTGTCCGGGAAGTTTTGACCCGGTTACATATGGGCATCTTGATATCATCGAACGAGGTGCCAAAATTTTTAGTGAGGTTATCGTAGCGGTTTTTAATAATCAGTCAAAGGCACCATTATTTTCAGTTGATGAAAGAGTAGCGCTCCTTCAGGAAACGACAAAACATTTACATAATGTAACAGTTGATACGAGTAATGGACTGCTTATTGATTATGCCAAACAGCATAAGGCTGATGCAATACTCCGCGGTTTGCGTGCTGTCAGTGATTTTGAGTATGAGATGCAGATTACATCAATGAACAGAAAACTGGACGAAAATATCGAAACGTTCTTTATGATGACAAATAATCAATACTCATTTTTGAGTTCAAGCATTGTGAAGGAAGTAGCCAAATATAAAGCAGATGTTACAGATCTGGTACCTGAACCGGTCGCTGAAGCACTGCAGAAAAAGTATAAATAG
- a CDS encoding CBS domain-containing protein has product MRSVQNIMTTDLVYCRKEDTLYEAATKMKERNVGVIPVCSDNRDLLGVITDRDLVLRGYAKKKPDTTTVQEVMSERLHYVSPETSVEEAADLMAQEQIRRLPIVDNGKLVGIVSLGDLSKEDKSNRAAGDALGEISERPELH; this is encoded by the coding sequence ATGAGATCAGTACAAAATATTATGACTACTGATTTAGTATATTGTCGAAAAGAAGACACGTTGTATGAAGCTGCAACAAAAATGAAAGAAAGAAATGTTGGGGTTATCCCGGTATGTTCCGACAACCGTGATTTGCTGGGGGTAATCACTGATCGTGATTTAGTTTTAAGAGGGTATGCTAAGAAAAAGCCGGATACCACAACAGTACAGGAAGTAATGAGTGAACGGCTTCACTATGTTTCACCAGAAACTTCTGTAGAGGAGGCAGCCGATTTAATGGCTCAGGAGCAAATTCGCCGGTTACCAATTGTCGATAATGGAAAACTGGTTGGTATAGTCTCACTTGGAGATCTATCCAAAGAGGACAAATCCAATAGAGCGGCCGGTGATGCACTTGGTGAAATTTCCGAAAGACCGGAGCTTCATTAA
- the ctaF gene encoding cytochrome c oxidase subunit IVB translates to MAENTNSNEVNPFQKQKNKEEMQKQLITFALMIIFTIIAFVIVATGAMQKMFVIPVLLILAIIQVAFQFYYFMHMKDKGHEMASFMMYGGIWAALLTLAALGVITWW, encoded by the coding sequence ATGGCTGAGAACACCAATTCCAATGAAGTAAATCCATTCCAAAAACAAAAGAATAAAGAGGAAATGCAAAAACAGCTTATTACATTTGCATTGATGATTATATTTACAATCATTGCATTTGTAATTGTGGCGACTGGCGCAATGCAAAAAATGTTTGTTATACCAGTGCTGCTAATCCTGGCAATTATTCAGGTGGCATTTCAGTTTTATTACTTCATGCACATGAAAGATAAAGGACATGAAATGGCATCCTTCATGATGTACGGAGGAATTTGGGCAGCATTGCTGACTCTGGCAGCATTAGGAGTAATCACATGGTGGTAA
- a CDS encoding DUF420 domain-containing protein, with translation MPFLPTLSTFFIIVSAILVAVGWRFIIKGNAKAHKKTMVSAAISALIFFIIYVSRTAFIGNTSFGGPEDIEIYYTIFLIFHIILATTGAIFGVVTITLALKRKIKIHRKLGPITSVIWFFSAITGVMVYLFLYIIYDGGTTTSMIKAILGG, from the coding sequence ATGCCGTTTTTACCGACGTTAAGTACATTTTTTATAATAGTTAGTGCAATTCTGGTAGCAGTCGGATGGAGATTTATCATCAAAGGAAACGCAAAAGCACATAAAAAGACAATGGTTTCCGCTGCTATCAGTGCCCTTATCTTTTTTATCATTTATGTTTCCCGTACTGCATTTATCGGAAACACCAGCTTTGGCGGGCCGGAGGATATTGAGATTTACTATACCATCTTTTTAATCTTTCATATTATCCTGGCTACAACCGGGGCAATTTTTGGTGTAGTTACCATTACTTTAGCGTTAAAGCGCAAAATAAAGATTCACAGAAAGCTTGGTCCAATTACAAGTGTGATCTGGTTTTTCAGTGCCATAACTGGAGTAATGGTGTACCTGTTTCTGTACATTATATATGATGGTGGAACGACAACAAGTATGATTAAAGCAATATTGGGTGGATAA
- a CDS encoding YlbF family regulator, whose product MIGTLEYADILDHSELVSEMVLKSDVMEAYRDSRKTLEEDQEAQELIKAFQDIKSHYEDVQRFGRYHPDYNDIMKKVRSTKREMDMNDKVAAFKVAERNLQKTLDEISEQIALSVSDDIKAPKDGAALSDHGCGSGGACGCKAS is encoded by the coding sequence ATGATAGGTACTTTAGAGTATGCAGATATACTTGACCACTCTGAATTAGTCAGTGAAATGGTTTTAAAGTCAGATGTCATGGAGGCCTACAGAGATTCCCGCAAAACGCTTGAAGAGGATCAGGAAGCACAGGAGCTTATTAAAGCTTTTCAGGATATAAAGAGTCATTATGAAGATGTCCAACGATTCGGGAGATATCATCCTGATTATAATGACATTATGAAAAAGGTACGCTCCACAAAGCGTGAAATGGATATGAATGATAAAGTAGCGGCATTTAAGGTTGCTGAACGCAATTTGCAAAAAACGCTTGATGAGATAAGTGAGCAAATTGCATTAAGTGTCAGCGATGATATCAAAGCGCCAAAAGATGGAGCAGCCTTGTCTGATCATGGCTGTGGAAGTGGAGGAGCATGTGGCTGTAAAGCATCGTAA
- the ytvI gene encoding sporulation integral membrane protein YtvI — protein MFQSITKRQWTLIFLAIFLILVLYFILPVSVPLIVALVTALILNPLVRLIQRKAKISRKASVIIVFLLFLIFVGISGTFVVTKAVTQVVNFVEDIPEHFQELNEIYEGWETNFEKYTENLPSEFYNQVTTAIESQLTTLSNAAKEKITIERIAQIFAQIPQYLISFLVYLIALFLFMLELPLLKAKLYNLMTKETAEKVTFMNRRLSDVILGFFKAQFLVSIIIFLVTLLGLFLITPDVAIIMSLIIWLIDFIPIIGSIAILGPWSLFAFIAGETVLGIKLAVLAIILLAIRRTVEPKVMGQHIGLSPLATLIAMFLGVKLLGLLGFILGPLFLIAFNSAREAGIIKWSTKL, from the coding sequence TTGTTTCAATCTATAACTAAACGCCAATGGACACTTATCTTTCTGGCTATTTTTCTAATATTGGTTCTTTACTTTATACTCCCCGTCTCTGTACCGTTAATAGTAGCACTTGTTACGGCGTTAATTCTTAATCCGCTTGTAAGGTTAATACAGCGAAAAGCGAAAATCAGCAGGAAAGCATCGGTTATCATCGTATTTCTTCTGTTTCTGATTTTCGTCGGAATTTCCGGAACGTTTGTCGTGACAAAAGCAGTTACACAAGTCGTAAATTTTGTAGAAGATATTCCTGAACATTTTCAGGAATTAAACGAAATTTATGAGGGGTGGGAAACCAATTTTGAAAAATATACAGAAAACCTGCCATCAGAATTTTACAATCAGGTCACAACTGCTATTGAGTCTCAGCTTACAACACTGAGTAATGCTGCAAAAGAAAAAATAACAATCGAGCGGATTGCACAAATCTTTGCTCAAATACCACAGTATTTGATCAGTTTCCTTGTTTACCTGATTGCACTATTTTTATTTATGCTTGAATTGCCTTTACTTAAAGCTAAACTATATAATTTGATGACGAAGGAAACAGCAGAAAAAGTAACCTTCATGAACAGAAGACTTTCAGACGTCATTCTTGGATTTTTCAAAGCACAATTTCTCGTAAGTATTATAATATTCCTGGTTACACTATTGGGGTTATTTTTAATCACTCCGGATGTAGCTATTATTATGTCATTGATTATTTGGCTGATTGACTTTATTCCGATTATAGGTTCAATTGCTATTCTTGGACCATGGTCACTGTTTGCATTTATAGCAGGTGAAACTGTACTAGGGATTAAGTTGGCTGTACTCGCAATTATTCTGCTTGCGATACGAAGAACGGTCGAACCGAAAGTGATGGGGCAGCATATCGGCTTATCACCACTGGCAACACTGATTGCCATGTTTCTTGGGGTAAAATTGCTGGGATTACTCGGGTTTATTCTGGGGCCATTATTCCTGATTGCGTTTAATTCGGCAAGAGAAGCTGGAATTATTAAATGGAGTACAAAATTATAA